In Vulgatibacter sp., a single genomic region encodes these proteins:
- a CDS encoding DUF507 family protein, with the protein MRLYPKVIPAIAREVIQTLTKEGDIEVETLRVADAEMDMAAIMREYLAAEERVNQATKEALERRGYDHSRFNAVKREMADVRGFKMGDEGIEYVIGQMIEFLLISRNVEEVYSDDPGLRRKIVNIFRKHLDVDAELDREARARMKNLQEGTAEWDVEYGRTLDQLRRARGLI; encoded by the coding sequence ATGCGACTCTACCCCAAGGTGATCCCGGCGATCGCGCGGGAGGTCATCCAGACCTTGACCAAGGAGGGCGACATCGAGGTCGAGACCCTCCGGGTCGCCGACGCCGAGATGGACATGGCGGCGATCATGCGCGAGTACCTGGCCGCTGAAGAGCGGGTGAACCAGGCGACCAAGGAAGCGCTCGAGCGCCGTGGCTACGACCACAGCCGCTTCAACGCCGTGAAGCGCGAGATGGCAGACGTCCGCGGCTTCAAGATGGGCGACGAGGGGATCGAGTACGTCATCGGGCAGATGATCGAGTTCCTGCTCATCTCCCGGAACGTCGAAGAGGTCTACTCGGACGACCCGGGGCTCCGCCGGAAGATCGTCAACATCTTCCGCAAGCACCTCGACGTCGATGCCGAGCTCGACCGCGAGGCCCGTGCCCGGATGAAGAACCTCCAGGAAGGCACCGCCGAGTGGGACGTCGAGTACGGCAGGACCCTCGACCAGCTCCGCCGGGCTCGCGGCCTGATCTGA